A region from the Lolium perenne isolate Kyuss_39 chromosome 4, Kyuss_2.0, whole genome shotgun sequence genome encodes:
- the LOC127293038 gene encoding growth-regulating factor 6, with product MDLGGVLMAAVDAGVGGAELGMLGSRMLKHGRGNADAGDHGGWGVPAAKQARTDAEVSEAVRAAAPYLVGTCSPGHGREKMLSFSSSAASSCHSAAAAAAEAAAMPLYYGTPASCSGLSSVSLSASIQGAMARVRGPFTPSQWMELEHQALIYKYMAANIPVPHNLLIPIRRSLTSLYPPAYFGSSTLGWGSFQLGYTGNADLEPGRCRRTDGKKWRCSRDAVSDQKYCERHMNRGKHRSRKHVEGQPGHAAKAMPVTVAAAAQPGALATGGSGATAGIAISHQPQQPVKSYASNTIDPCSLQYNREPVNKQNENELAQDSDSLSMLTSMSARNTGSLFPFSKEHNPFDVTNTRPDYGLVSSDSLMSSPHSSLENASLLASQGLNEQQSSLSLQHFVDWPRTPSQGALSWPETEDMQAQRTQLSVSAPMASSDLSSASTSPIHEKLTLSPLKLSREYSPIGLSITAIKDEFNEGEADWMPMFRDSSMGGPLGEALTKNSNMEARSYLSSSLSLMTDAWDSSPLETSPVGVLQKNTFGSVSSSTGSSPRLEHHGVYDGMTNLRDDLGSIVVNHPSIRLL from the exons ATGGACCTGGGCGGGGTGCTGATGGCGGCCGTGGACGCGGGGGTGGGCGGCGCCGAGCTCGGCATGCTCGGATCTAGGATGCTCAAGCACGGGAGGGGCAATGCGGACGCGGGCGACCACGGCGGCTGGGGCGTGCCGGCGGCCAAGCAGGCCAGGACCGACGCCGAGGTCTCCGAGGCCGTCAGGGCCGCCGCGCCCTACCTGGTCGGCACCTGCAGCCCCGGCCACGGCCGGGAGAAGATGCTCAGCTTctcctcctccgcggcctccTCCTGCCactccgccgccgctgctgccgccgAGGCCGCGGCCATGCCGCTCTACTATGGCACGCCCGCTTCTTGCTCAG GGTTGAGCTCAGTGAGCTTGAGCGCCAGCATCCAGGGCGCCATGGCCAGGGTGAGAGGACCCTTCACGCCGTCGCAGTGGATGGAGCTGGAGCACCAGGCCCTGATCTACAAGTACATGGCCGCCAACATCCCAGTGCCTCACAACCTCCTCATCCCCATCAGGAGGAGCCTCACGTCGCTCTACCCGCCTGCCTACTTTGGCTCCAGCACAT TGGGGTGGGGGTCTTTCCAGCTGGGCTACACCGGGAACGCGGACCTTGAGCCCGGCCGGTGCCGCCGGACCGACGGCAAGAAATGGCGGTGCTCCAGGGACGCCGTCTCCGACCAGAAGTACTGCGAGCGGCACATGAACCGGGGAAAACACCGTTCAAGAAAGCATGTGGAAGGCCAGCCTGGCCATGCCGCGAAAGCGATGCCTGTGACGGTGGCGGCTGCTGCCCAGCCCGGTGCTCTCGCCACCGGGGGCAGCGGCGCTACTGCCGGCATCGCCATCAGTCATCAGCCGCAGCAGCCTGTGAAGAGCTACGCTTCGAACACGATCGATCCTTGCTCACTGCAATATAACAG GGAGCCAGTGAACAAACAGAATGAGAATGAACTAGCGCAGGACTCTGACAGTCTTTCCATGCTGACTTCCATGAGTGCGAGGAATACGGGTAGCCTCTTCCCGTTCTCAAAGGAACATAACCCTTTTGATGTGACGAACACAAGGCCAGATTATGGCCTTGTTTCATCCGATTCACTGATGAGTTCTCCTCATAGTTCCTTGGAGAATGCCAGTTTGCTCGCGTCACAGGGTCTGAATGAGCAACAGAGTTCACTCTCCCTGCAGCACTTTGTAGACTGGCCCAGGACTCCTTCGCAGGGAGCTCTTTCATGGCCTGAGACTGAAGACATGCAGGCTCAGAGAACCCAGCTCTCAGTGTCTgctccaatggcatcatctgaccTATCGTCGGCATCCACGTCTCCTATCCACGAGAAGCTGACGTTATCGCCTCTCAAGCTGAGCCGCGAATATAGCCCTATTGGTCTTAGCATCACAGCGATCAAAGACGAGTTCAACGAGGGAGAAGCAGACTGGATGCCAATGTTCCGTGACTCGTCAATGGGCGGGCCATTAGGAGAAGCTCTAACCAAGAACAGCAACATGGAAGCAAGGAGCTACCTGTCGTCGTCTCTGAGCCTTATGACGGATGCATGGGACTCGAGCCCATTGGAGACGTCCCCTGTAGGAGTTCTGCAGAAGAACACCTTTGGATCGGTTTCCAGCAGCACTGGGAGCAGTCCCAGGCTGGAGCACCATGGTGTTTATGATGGTATGACTAACCTGCGGGACGATCTCGGCTCCATCGTTGTAAATCATCCGAGCATCCGCCTGCTGTGA
- the LOC127293037 gene encoding D-cysteine desulfhydrase 1, mitochondrial — protein MLPSTSILPLLSPQVVHRRTSTTANGVAFAVPSAAAHIGGFLSKKPYTAPSWASELSLAPSHNFTLGQFPTPIHKWNLPNLPKDTEVWIKRDDLAGMELSGNKVRKLEFLMADAVAQGADCVITVGGIQSNHCRATAVAAKYVNLDCHMILVTSRLIVDEDPGLVGNLLVERLLGAHIDLVSKEEFTRIGSVALTNLLKKRLLEKGRKPYVIPGGGSNSLGNWGYIEAIREIEQQIQLSGDVQFDDIVVACGSGGTVAGLALGSRLSSLKTKVHGFSVCYGPQYFYDNVQGHIDGLQSGLKSHDIVRIEDAKGLGYAMNTPEELKFVKDIAAATGIVLDPVYSGKSAYGMLKDMSNNPTKWEGRKVLFVHTGGLLGLYDKVDQLSSLAGSWRRMDLEELVAAKQWHL, from the exons ATGCTCCCCAGCACTTCCATTCTCCCATTGCTCTCACCCCAGGTGGTACACCGCCGGACCTCGACCACTGCCAACGGAGTGGCATTCGCCGTACCTTCTGCTGCAGCACATATCGGCGGCTTTCTTTCTAAGAAGCCCTATACTGCACCGTCCTGGGCCTCGGAACTCTCCCTCGCCCCGTCACACAACTTCACCCTCGGCCAA TTCCCAACTCCGATTCACAAGTGGAACCTTCCTAATTTGCCGAAAGACACGGAAGTATGGATCAAG CGGGATGATCTCGCTGGCATGGAACTGAGCGGCAACAAAGTTCGGAAGCTTGAATTTCTTATGGCAGATGCCGTAGCGCAGGGTGCTGATTGCGTTATAACTGTCGGTGGTATCCAGAGCAACCATTGCCGAGCGACTGCGGTGGCTGCCAAGTATGTCAATCTTGATTGCCATATGATACTTGTTACATCCAGA CTTATTGTGGATGAAGATCCTGGTTTGGTTGGCAATCTCCTTGTCGAGAGACTGCTAGGAGCGCACATTGATCTTGTCTCAAAAGAAGAATTTACGAGAATCGGGAGCGTG GCTTTAACTAACTTGCTAAAAAAGAGGCTTTTGGAAAAAGGACGTAAGCCTTATGTGATTCCTGGTGGTGGATCCAACTCATTGGGAAATTG GGGATATATTGAAGCGATAAGGGAGATTGAGCAGCAAATTCAGTTATCTGGTGATGTTCAGTTTGATGACATTGTTGTTGCATGTGGCAG TGGTGGAACCGTTGCTGGTCTTGCTTTAGGATCACGATTGAGTAGCTTAAAGACAAAA GTCCATGGATTCTCTGTTTGCTATGGCCCTCAATACTTCTATGACAATGTTCAAGGTCATATTGATGGACTTCAATCTGGTTTGAAATCGCATGATATAGTCAGGATTGAAGAT GCTAAGGGCTTAGGTTATGCAATGAACACACCTGAGGAGCTTAAATTTGTGAAGGATATAGCTGCAGCAACAGGCATTGTTCTTGACCCAGTGTACAG CGGGAAGTCAGCATATGGCATGCTGAAAGACATGTCGAACAATCCAACCAAGTGGGAAGGGCGAAAGGTCCTCTTTGTTCATACTGGTGGTCTCCTTGGTTTGTATGATAAGGTGGACCAGTTGTCATCTTTGGCTGGGAGCTGGCGCAGAATGGACCTTGAAGAATTGGTCGCTGCAAAACAATGGCACCTGTAA